One region of Deinococcus budaensis genomic DNA includes:
- a CDS encoding Gfo/Idh/MocA family oxidoreductase gives MTVTVAVLGCGNRGADVYARQLAAQGARVTALVDPRPARLAEVAARHGLGPEACFADPEAFFALGRVADAVVIATPDDAHVDPCLRALALGYDVLLEKPVCLDEADLGRLLAAEAVSPGRVTVCHVLRATPFFQAVRAVLDSGRLGRLVGIQHAENVAYWHYAHSYVRGNWAQSPPAAPFVLAKSGHDLDLLRWLAGAPPLRVSSEGALHHFRPQEAPPGASERCLTCPVVACPYDARTIYPARDPDRWPVTVLTAGGVPLAQALATGPYGRCVYHADNNVPDHQAVTVTFANGVIGQLTVSAFTHNNTRTLKLLGTHGEVRAQMERGSIEVHDFRTDEAGHQTVDVSGTHGGGDVALVAAWLAFLRGEAAVPTPLSESLDSHRMAFAAERARRRGTVERV, from the coding sequence GTGACGGTCACCGTCGCCGTGCTGGGCTGCGGCAACCGGGGCGCGGACGTGTACGCGCGGCAGCTCGCGGCGCAGGGGGCGCGCGTCACCGCGCTGGTGGACCCCCGGCCCGCCCGGCTGGCCGAGGTGGCCGCGCGGCACGGCCTGGGACCGGAGGCGTGCTTTGCCGACCCGGAGGCTTTTTTTGCCTTGGGGCGGGTGGCGGACGCCGTGGTGATCGCCACGCCGGACGACGCGCACGTGGACCCGTGCCTGCGGGCGCTGGCGCTGGGCTACGACGTGCTGCTGGAAAAACCGGTCTGTCTGGACGAGGCCGATCTGGGCCGCCTGCTCGCGGCGGAGGCAGTTTCCCCGGGGCGGGTAACGGTCTGCCACGTGCTGCGGGCCACCCCGTTTTTCCAGGCGGTGCGGGCGGTGCTCGACTCGGGGCGGCTGGGACGGCTGGTGGGTATCCAGCACGCCGAGAACGTCGCGTACTGGCACTACGCGCACTCCTACGTGCGCGGCAACTGGGCGCAGTCACCGCCCGCCGCGCCCTTCGTGCTCGCCAAAAGCGGGCACGACCTCGACCTGCTGCGCTGGCTCGCGGGGGCGCCGCCCCTGCGGGTGAGCAGCGAGGGCGCCCTGCACCACTTCCGTCCGCAGGAGGCCCCGCCGGGCGCCTCGGAGCGCTGCCTGACCTGCCCGGTCGTGGCCTGTCCCTACGACGCGCGCACGATCTACCCGGCCCGCGACCCCGACCGCTGGCCGGTGACCGTGCTGACGGCGGGGGGTGTCCCGCTGGCCCAGGCGCTGGCGACCGGGCCGTACGGGCGCTGCGTGTATCACGCGGACAACAACGTGCCCGACCACCAGGCGGTCACCGTCACCTTCGCGAACGGCGTGATCGGGCAACTCACGGTGAGCGCCTTTACCCACAACAACACCCGCACGCTGAAGTTGCTGGGCACCCACGGCGAGGTGCGCGCCCAGATGGAGCGCGGCTCGATTGAGGTGCATGATTTCCGCACGGACGAGGCCGGCCACCAGACGGTGGACGTGAGCGGCACCCACGGCGGCGGGGACGTGGCGCTGGTGGCCGCCTGGCTGGCCTTCCTGCGCGGGGAGGCGGCGGTGCCCACGCCCCTTTCCGAGTCGCTGGATTCGCACCGGATGGCCTTCGCAGCCGAGCGGGCGCGGCGGCGCGGGACGGTGGAGAGGGTATGA
- a CDS encoding enolase C-terminal domain-like protein, producing the protein MAGVSVRWETLELHTARPFGIARWTHTSYPRTFVTFEQEGVTGRGEAAPNAFYGETAGTVAAVLPLLAPALTDPWDWDGLHARMAALMPFHHPSVKCALEMAAVEWAACSAGVPVGRLLGLSPAPLPESSFTVGLGELEDMRREAREAAARGHGVLKVKLGTAQDERIVEALREEAPAAALRVDANAAWTRPQARRMLGVLDAARVELVEQPLAAGDLEGHAGLRAFSRVPLVADESLHHVSDVRALAGAFDGVNLKLAKLGGPLQALAALRLARAHGLQVMMGCMIESSLGIAAAAQLAGACDWADLDGALLLGDDPFTGLEWTAGQLERPTGPGWGVQRA; encoded by the coding sequence GTGGCGGGCGTGAGCGTCCGCTGGGAGACGCTGGAGCTGCACACCGCGCGGCCCTTCGGCATCGCGCGCTGGACGCACACGAGCTATCCGCGCACCTTCGTGACTTTCGAGCAGGAGGGCGTCACCGGGCGCGGCGAGGCGGCGCCGAACGCCTTTTACGGCGAGACGGCGGGGACGGTGGCGGCGGTGCTCCCGCTGCTGGCCCCCGCGCTGACTGACCCCTGGGACTGGGACGGGTTGCACGCGCGGATGGCGGCACTCATGCCCTTTCACCATCCCAGCGTGAAATGCGCGCTGGAGATGGCGGCGGTCGAGTGGGCGGCCTGCTCGGCGGGCGTGCCGGTGGGGCGGCTGCTGGGGCTGTCCCCCGCCCCGCTGCCCGAGAGCAGCTTCACGGTGGGCCTGGGCGAATTGGAGGACATGCGGCGCGAGGCGCGCGAGGCCGCCGCGCGCGGGCACGGGGTGCTGAAGGTCAAGCTGGGCACCGCGCAGGACGAGCGGATCGTGGAGGCTCTGCGCGAGGAGGCGCCCGCCGCCGCGCTGCGGGTGGACGCGAACGCGGCCTGGACGCGCCCGCAGGCGCGGCGAATGCTGGGCGTGCTGGACGCGGCGCGGGTGGAACTCGTCGAGCAGCCGCTGGCGGCAGGCGATCTGGAGGGGCACGCGGGGCTGCGGGCCTTTTCGCGGGTGCCGCTGGTCGCGGACGAGAGCCTGCACCACGTCTCCGACGTGCGGGCGCTGGCCGGGGCCTTTGACGGGGTGAACCTCAAGCTCGCCAAGCTGGGGGGGCCTCTCCAGGCTCTCGCCGCGCTGCGGCTGGCCCGCGCGCACGGCCTACAGGTGATGATGGGCTGCATGATCGAGAGTTCGCTGGGGATCGCCGCCGCCGCGCAGCTTGCCGGAGCCTGCGACTGGGCCGATCTGGACGGGGCGCTGCTGCTGGGGGACGACCCCTTCACGGGGCTGGAGTGGACGGCAGGCCAGCTGGAACGCCCGACCGGGCCAGGCTGGGGGGTGCAGCGGGCGTGA
- a CDS encoding NlpC/P60 family protein, with protein sequence MSVFPAELDPRTHAFDPQARLAEVALRGRLPGGEEGWQFVTPHPARAGKARVSLRARPDAGAAQVSEALPGEALEVLYTRGDGWSWVRTAHDGYLGWARAQALVGAEEAGGEELRVTALRAHAFAGPGVSRAVLAELCAGARLTRAPGEVVTEGAGRRWVPVRLPGGEEAWVGEAALRPDVPGDAAAFALRLLEAPYVWGGRSAWGLDCSGLTQLAYAALGRGLPRDADQQQAFLPAVEVPGRGDLAFFPGHVGVMLDGRQMVHANATHLRVTVETLGEGEYGTRLARELSGFGRWRA encoded by the coding sequence ATGAGCGTCTTTCCCGCCGAACTCGACCCCCGGACCCACGCTTTCGACCCCCAGGCGCGCCTGGCGGAGGTCGCCCTGCGGGGCCGCCTGCCGGGGGGGGAGGAGGGCTGGCAGTTCGTCACGCCGCACCCCGCCCGCGCGGGCAAGGCGCGGGTCAGCCTGCGTGCCCGCCCGGACGCCGGGGCCGCGCAGGTCAGCGAGGCGCTGCCGGGTGAGGCGCTGGAGGTCCTCTACACGCGCGGGGACGGCTGGAGCTGGGTCCGCACCGCGCACGACGGCTACCTGGGCTGGGCACGGGCGCAGGCGCTGGTGGGGGCGGAGGAGGCCGGCGGCGAGGAGCTGAGGGTGACCGCCCTGCGTGCCCACGCTTTCGCGGGGCCGGGGGTCAGCCGCGCAGTCCTCGCAGAGCTGTGCGCGGGGGCGCGGCTCACCCGGGCACCCGGCGAGGTCGTGACCGAGGGGGCTGGGCGGCGCTGGGTGCCGGTGCGGCTCCCCGGCGGCGAGGAGGCCTGGGTGGGCGAGGCCGCGCTGCGCCCCGACGTGCCGGGAGACGCGGCCGCCTTCGCCCTGCGGTTGCTGGAGGCGCCCTACGTGTGGGGCGGGCGCAGCGCCTGGGGGCTGGACTGCTCGGGGCTGACCCAGCTCGCCTACGCGGCGCTGGGGCGCGGGCTGCCGCGCGACGCCGACCAGCAGCAGGCCTTTCTCCCGGCGGTGGAGGTGCCGGGGCGCGGGGACCTGGCGTTCTTTCCCGGCCACGTCGGGGTGATGCTGGACGGGCGGCAGATGGTCCACGCGAACGCGACCCACCTGCGCGTGACGGTCGAGACGCTGGGCGAGGGCGAGTACGGCACGCGGCTGGCGCGCGAGCTGAGCGGCTTCGGGCGGTGGCGGGCGTGA
- a CDS encoding dipeptidase, whose amino-acid sequence MRAPASPLLIDGHLDLAWNAAQGRDLTLSLGTLRAGDPLKGETATVTFGELRAAGTRVCFGTLFALPRSPESPHGYADHAGARAQALAQLEQYRHWEDAGQVRVLRGGAEVAAHLASPGPGSPLGVVLLMEGADPVRDADDLPFWVGAGVRVIGPAWGRTRYAGGTDAPGPLTAEGRELVTAMRDLGVTLDASHLDDAAFWEAAELGPRLIATHANSRARVPGNRHLSDEMARAVAAAGGVIGLVFLSSFVRPGWSVGQPRARLADLAAHAAHYAGVVGWAHVGLGTDLDGGFGREKAPAGIGRYRDVGRLLTHLPPGAREGVAGGNWARWLTTLF is encoded by the coding sequence TTGAGGGCGCCTGCCTCTCCCCTGCTGATCGACGGGCACCTCGACCTGGCCTGGAATGCCGCGCAGGGCCGCGACCTGACGCTGAGCCTCGGCACGCTGCGGGCGGGCGACCCCCTGAAGGGCGAGACGGCGACCGTCACCTTCGGGGAGCTGAGGGCGGCGGGGACGCGGGTGTGCTTCGGCACGCTGTTCGCGCTGCCGCGTAGCCCGGAGAGTCCGCACGGCTACGCCGACCACGCGGGGGCGCGGGCGCAGGCCCTCGCGCAGCTCGAACAGTACCGCCACTGGGAGGACGCGGGCCAGGTGCGGGTGCTGCGCGGCGGGGCGGAGGTCGCCGCGCACCTCGCTTCCCCCGGGCCGGGCAGCCCGCTGGGTGTGGTCCTGCTGATGGAGGGGGCGGACCCTGTGCGGGACGCGGACGACCTGCCCTTCTGGGTCGGGGCGGGGGTGCGGGTGATCGGTCCGGCCTGGGGGCGGACGCGCTACGCGGGGGGGACGGACGCGCCGGGACCGCTGACCGCCGAGGGACGCGAGCTGGTCACCGCGATGCGCGACCTGGGCGTGACACTCGACGCTTCGCACCTTGACGACGCCGCGTTCTGGGAGGCGGCGGAGCTGGGGCCGCGGCTGATCGCCACCCACGCGAACAGCCGGGCGCGGGTTCCCGGCAACCGCCACCTGAGTGACGAGATGGCGCGGGCGGTCGCGGCAGCGGGCGGCGTGATCGGGCTGGTGTTCCTGAGCAGCTTCGTGCGGCCCGGCTGGAGCGTGGGGCAGCCGCGCGCCCGGCTGGCGGACCTCGCGGCGCACGCGGCCCATTACGCCGGGGTGGTGGGCTGGGCACACGTCGGGCTGGGCACGGATCTGGACGGCGGCTTCGGGCGCGAGAAGGCCCCGGCGGGAATCGGGCGCTACCGCGACGTGGGGCGGCTGCTCACGCACCTGCCGCCGGGGGCGCGGGAGGGCGTGGCCGGGGGCAACTGGGCGCGCTGGCTGACCACGCTGTTCTGA
- a CDS encoding HAD family hydrolase, whose product MTVSAVRPLQAVLFDRDDTLTRTDHAVYREAALWTAREFGLDAGRVERALAAQWAEQAGAWWDLRTEEDEAAFWTAYAGALAGRLGLDMAHTPALMAAFPYERYLKPVAGAREVLEALRARGLQIGVLSNTLPSIGRTLEAVGLADLVDVAVASCTVGAHKPEARAFQATLERLGLPAGAVLFVDDRPENVEAARALGMPAALIDHTGRTPGALHSLSAVLDLVEGGGA is encoded by the coding sequence ATGACGGTTTCTGCTGTTCGGCCCCTTCAGGCGGTGCTGTTCGACCGCGACGATACCCTGACGCGCACCGACCACGCCGTCTACCGCGAGGCCGCGCTGTGGACGGCGCGCGAGTTCGGGCTGGACGCCGGGCGGGTGGAGCGGGCGCTGGCGGCGCAGTGGGCGGAACAGGCGGGGGCATGGTGGGACCTGCGCACCGAGGAGGACGAGGCCGCCTTCTGGACCGCGTATGCCGGGGCGCTGGCGGGGCGGCTGGGACTGGACATGGCCCACACCCCGGCGCTGATGGCGGCCTTTCCCTACGAGCGCTATCTCAAGCCGGTGGCGGGAGCGCGCGAGGTGCTGGAGGCGCTGCGGGCGCGCGGCTTGCAGATCGGGGTGCTGAGCAACACGCTGCCGAGCATCGGCCGGACGCTGGAGGCGGTGGGGCTGGCCGATCTGGTGGACGTGGCGGTGGCAAGCTGCACGGTGGGGGCGCACAAGCCCGAGGCCCGGGCGTTCCAGGCCACGCTGGAGAGGCTGGGGCTGCCCGCCGGGGCCGTGCTGTTCGTGGACGACCGCCCCGAGAATGTGGAGGCCGCCCGCGCGCTGGGGATGCCCGCCGCCCTGATCGACCACACGGGCCGCACGCCAGGCGCGCTGCACAGCCTGAGCGCGGTGCTGGACCTGGTGGAGGGCGGCGGGGCTTGA
- a CDS encoding aminotransferase class V-fold PLP-dependent enzyme: MPVDLPGLLSPRPHLLLTPGPTPLHPRAQEALGRELLGHMDPEVFALNREIQQDLRAMYGAAPGTFTALLAGTGSLGMEAGFANLVEPGDEVLVCVNGAFGARMAEMAARYGARVRQVAAPHGEAIRPEDVAAQLGGVSLVALVHGETSTGVLNPLGQIAKLVRESGALLTVDAVTTAGMEPFHMAEWGIDYVYTGAQKCLSAPPGVAPVAISDRALARQAARRTPTPLWYCDFSGLRDYWERQAYHHTVPVHLHYALHAALRAALEEGLPARRARVAALGRALLSALAPLGFTPYVPDPAARLPTVLALRLPPGLDDAATRQALRAREISITGGLGPTAGLIWRLGLMGEAARPAPYRRLLHELEDLLAAPGLCGRFDEALAPLPA; this comes from the coding sequence ATGCCCGTGGACCTGCCCGGCCTGCTGTCCCCACGCCCCCACCTGCTGCTGACCCCAGGGCCGACCCCGCTGCACCCGCGCGCGCAGGAGGCGCTGGGGCGCGAGTTGCTGGGCCACATGGACCCCGAAGTGTTCGCGCTCAACCGCGAGATTCAGCAGGACCTGCGCGCGATGTACGGGGCGGCGCCCGGCACCTTCACGGCGCTGCTGGCGGGTACCGGCAGTCTGGGGATGGAGGCGGGCTTCGCCAATCTGGTCGAACCGGGCGACGAGGTGCTGGTGTGCGTCAATGGCGCTTTCGGCGCCCGGATGGCCGAGATGGCGGCCCGCTACGGCGCCCGCGTCCGGCAGGTCGCGGCCCCCCACGGCGAGGCGATCCGGCCGGAGGACGTGGCCGCGCAGCTCGGCGGCGTGAGCCTGGTCGCCCTGGTCCACGGCGAGACCAGCACCGGGGTGCTCAACCCGCTGGGGCAGATCGCGAAGCTGGTGCGGGAGAGCGGCGCGCTGCTCACCGTGGACGCGGTCACGACTGCGGGCATGGAGCCGTTTCACATGGCCGAGTGGGGCATCGACTACGTGTACACCGGGGCACAAAAATGCCTCTCGGCGCCTCCCGGGGTGGCGCCGGTGGCGATCAGCGACCGGGCGCTCGCGCGTCAGGCGGCGCGGCGCACCCCCACGCCGCTGTGGTACTGCGATTTCTCGGGGCTGCGCGACTACTGGGAGCGTCAGGCCTACCACCACACCGTGCCGGTCCACCTGCACTACGCGCTGCACGCCGCCCTGCGCGCCGCGCTGGAAGAGGGCCTGCCCGCCCGCCGCGCCCGCGTGGCCGCGCTGGGCCGCGCCCTGCTCTCGGCGCTGGCCCCGCTGGGCTTTACCCCCTACGTGCCTGACCCTGCCGCGCGGCTGCCGACGGTCCTGGCCCTGCGCCTGCCGCCGGGACTCGACGACGCGGCCACCCGTCAGGCGCTGCGGGCCCGCGAGATCAGCATCACGGGCGGCCTGGGGCCGACGGCGGGACTGATCTGGCGCCTGGGCCTGATGGGCGAGGCCGCCCGGCCCGCGCCCTACCGCCGCCTGCTGCACGAACTGGAAGACCTGCTGGCCGCTCCCGGCCTGTGCGGGCGCTTCGACGAGGCGCTGGCACCGCTGCCCGCCTGA
- a CDS encoding metallophosphoesterase family protein → MRLAFISDLHGNIHALTAVRRFLEGTPVNGVIVLGDLVGYGASPGPVIDLVRREGWVTGLGSSDLRVALEIGERPERHGVADQVLDWTRGVLDPGQLDFLRRLPPGGRLTTPVGRVRYFHGSPHDPDERLDLMAPERELEDLAERLGARVVVVGGSHVPFVRVVGDTTFVDPGSVGLSLNSEPGADVALIDCVGRKPRVTLHKVTYDYASSAFDILAWNLPPVIADVIRSGRMG, encoded by the coding sequence TTGAGACTGGCCTTTATCAGTGACCTGCACGGCAATATCCACGCGTTGACAGCGGTCAGGCGTTTCCTGGAGGGGACCCCGGTCAACGGGGTGATCGTCCTGGGCGACTTGGTGGGCTACGGCGCCAGCCCGGGGCCGGTGATCGACCTGGTGCGGCGCGAGGGCTGGGTCACGGGGCTGGGGTCGAGCGACCTGCGGGTGGCGCTGGAGATCGGTGAGCGCCCCGAGCGCCACGGGGTGGCCGATCAGGTGCTGGACTGGACCCGGGGCGTGCTGGACCCGGGGCAGCTCGACTTTCTGCGCCGCTTGCCGCCGGGGGGCCGCCTGACGACGCCGGTCGGCCGGGTGCGCTATTTCCACGGCAGCCCGCACGACCCGGACGAGCGCCTCGACCTGATGGCCCCCGAGCGCGAGCTGGAAGACCTCGCCGAGCGCCTGGGCGCGCGCGTGGTCGTGGTCGGCGGATCGCACGTGCCTTTCGTGCGGGTGGTGGGCGACACGACCTTCGTGGACCCCGGCTCGGTGGGCCTGAGCCTCAATTCCGAACCCGGCGCCGACGTGGCGCTGATCGACTGTGTGGGCCGCAAGCCGCGCGTCACGCTGCACAAGGTGACGTACGACTACGCTTCCTCGGCGTTCGACATCCTGGCCTGGAACCTGCCCCCGGTGATTGCCGACGTGATTCGCAGCGGGCGCATGGGCTGA
- the lnt gene encoding apolipoprotein N-acyltransferase, with the protein MLPLLPSKLPPPLTALLLGALLAACGLPLEWSFVAYLPLALVLLYAASAPTRREVVGRAFWSGAGYSAVHLWWLTAFLGKLFGTPLAGGLALFLFALEGAFLAVMAWLAARLVRSPEARVWVLAGGWVVLEWLRFLGPLAFPWPTLGYTLLPTPAVQIADLGGVLLGSVLVAATAAALVSFWRGRRPPLLLLSAAWVGALAYGVTRTPGQGPAQPMLTLRTEFDSFGRATRQLSLEEMYGIQRRLSAARRPGELVVWSETAVTASGEPQLLPEFAAPGITGLGTPPGETPRRNSVVSVNAAGEITARSEKAKLVPFGEYFPLYSPLRPAYGVIEQVIGFGLAPIRPAETVTPLTLNGVSYGAYICYDSVFPWVARQLTRQGAELLVNVSNDGWYDGWGVQQHFMMGRVRAIETRRWIVRSVNQGVAGAVDDLGRPRQTLSAGEGALHVQPRLLTGQTPYTRLGDLPALLLAALMIGYGVRLERRAEPTGPLS; encoded by the coding sequence GTGTTGCCGCTCCTGCCCTCCAAGCTGCCGCCGCCCCTGACCGCCCTGCTGCTGGGCGCCCTGCTCGCGGCCTGCGGCCTGCCGCTGGAGTGGAGTTTCGTGGCCTACCTGCCGCTGGCGCTGGTGCTGCTCTATGCCGCCTCGGCCCCCACCCGCCGGGAGGTCGTGGGGCGCGCCTTCTGGTCGGGGGCGGGCTACAGCGCCGTGCATCTGTGGTGGCTGACCGCCTTCCTGGGCAAGCTGTTCGGCACACCGCTCGCGGGTGGGCTGGCCCTGTTCCTCTTCGCGCTGGAAGGCGCTTTCCTGGCGGTGATGGCCTGGCTCGCCGCGCGGCTGGTGCGCTCGCCGGAGGCGCGGGTCTGGGTGCTGGCGGGCGGCTGGGTCGTGCTGGAATGGCTGCGTTTTCTGGGACCGCTGGCCTTTCCCTGGCCCACCCTGGGCTACACCCTGCTGCCCACGCCCGCCGTCCAGATCGCGGACCTGGGCGGGGTGCTGCTGGGCAGCGTGCTGGTCGCCGCGACCGCCGCCGCGCTGGTCAGTTTCTGGCGCGGGAGGCGCCCGCCGCTGCTGCTGCTCTCGGCCGCGTGGGTGGGGGCGCTCGCCTACGGGGTCACGCGCACGCCGGGGCAGGGGCCGGCGCAACCGATGCTCACGCTGCGGACCGAGTTCGACTCGTTCGGACGGGCGACGCGCCAGCTCTCGCTCGAAGAGATGTACGGTATCCAACGTCGGCTCAGCGCGGCCCGGCGGCCCGGCGAACTGGTCGTGTGGAGCGAGACGGCGGTGACGGCCAGCGGCGAGCCACAGCTCCTGCCTGAATTCGCCGCGCCGGGCATCACCGGGCTGGGGACCCCTCCCGGCGAGACCCCCCGGCGCAACAGCGTGGTCAGCGTGAACGCGGCGGGGGAGATCACCGCCCGGAGTGAGAAGGCAAAGCTGGTCCCCTTCGGGGAATATTTTCCGCTCTACAGCCCGCTGCGCCCCGCCTACGGCGTGATTGAGCAGGTCATCGGGTTCGGCCTGGCGCCGATCCGCCCGGCCGAGACGGTCACGCCTCTCACCCTGAACGGCGTCTCCTACGGCGCGTACATCTGCTACGACTCGGTCTTTCCCTGGGTCGCCCGCCAGCTCACCCGGCAGGGCGCGGAGCTGCTGGTCAACGTCAGCAATGACGGCTGGTACGACGGCTGGGGTGTGCAGCAGCACTTCATGATGGGCCGGGTGCGCGCCATCGAGACGCGGCGCTGGATTGTCCGCAGCGTGAACCAGGGCGTGGCGGGCGCCGTGGACGACCTCGGGCGGCCCCGGCAGACGCTTTCGGCCGGGGAAGGGGCGCTGCACGTCCAGCCCCGGCTGCTGACCGGCCAGACCCCCTATACCCGGCTGGGGGACCTGCCCGCGCTGCTGCTGGCCGCCCTGATGATCGGGTATGGAGTGCGGCTGGAGCGGCGGGCAGAGCCGACCGGGCCGCTCAGCTGA
- a CDS encoding tyrosine-type recombinase/integrase, with protein sequence MSDDLLPYSGDRLAQARAFSGLTDEALRVRAVTAARDKAFEDLWALTLAYLTTETGGGVRLSPHTLRAYRKGIEVLVDHARDQAWNLLHPARREPSLYVTGLTALGLKPATVQARVAAAVALYRALRWAGATDADPFADVKRPKDRTKGIVKNPPYRSDFVAAMLAEADPHERALLLLLTHAGLRIAEALAVEWRHVDLERRRLLVAHGKGDKARRVPLSARLRDALTALQAEAGAAASGRVLPWRAYSTAYERLQKLALKCGREHEFRGFHAGRKYAGTQLYAATRDFTRVAGFLGHEQVDTTRRYVEVPEDDLDDIVERFS encoded by the coding sequence ATGTCCGACGACCTGCTTCCGTACAGCGGTGACCGCCTCGCACAAGCCCGGGCCTTCAGCGGACTCACCGACGAGGCGCTGCGGGTCCGCGCGGTGACGGCGGCGCGGGACAAAGCCTTTGAGGACCTGTGGGCGCTGACGCTCGCTTACCTGACCACCGAGACGGGCGGCGGCGTGCGGCTCAGTCCTCATACGCTGCGGGCCTACCGCAAGGGCATCGAGGTGCTGGTGGACCATGCCCGGGACCAGGCCTGGAACCTGCTGCATCCCGCGCGGCGTGAGCCTTCCCTCTACGTCACGGGCCTGACGGCGTTGGGCCTCAAACCCGCGACCGTGCAGGCCCGGGTCGCGGCGGCCGTGGCCCTGTACCGCGCCCTGCGCTGGGCAGGCGCGACCGACGCCGACCCCTTCGCGGATGTCAAGCGTCCGAAAGACCGGACCAAGGGCATCGTGAAAAACCCGCCTTACCGGTCCGATTTCGTGGCGGCGATGCTCGCCGAGGCCGATCCCCACGAACGGGCGCTGCTGCTGCTGCTCACGCACGCGGGGCTGCGCATCGCGGAAGCGCTGGCCGTCGAGTGGAGGCACGTGGACCTGGAGCGCCGCCGCCTGCTGGTCGCCCACGGCAAGGGGGACAAGGCGCGGCGGGTGCCGCTCAGCGCCCGGCTGCGAGACGCCCTGACTGCGCTTCAGGCCGAGGCAGGCGCGGCAGCCTCCGGCCGCGTCCTGCCCTGGCGCGCCTACTCGACCGCCTACGAGCGCCTACAAAAATTGGCGCTGAAATGTGGGCGAGAACACGAATTTCGGGGCTTCCATGCAGGGCGCAAGTATGCGGGAACCCAGCTGTACGCGGCGACCCGGGATTTCACGCGGGTGGCCGGGTTCCTGGGACACGAGCAGGTGGACACCACCCGGCGCTATGTCGAGGTGCCGGAAGACGACCTCGACGACATCGTCGAGCGTTTCAGCTGA
- a CDS encoding diacylglycerol/lipid kinase family protein, whose protein sequence is MTGQTTPPTTAEAAPAPDPRLQGKRVLVVFNPKSGQGESTLPDFLTLLDTAGAHVTRRELQPDTPMSEYVADLASHDLLVGAGGDGTVSSLAYAARYKDVPLLAYPAGTANLIAQNLDLPRDAAALAEVLADAHTVRVDLGEVEVKGEKSGFAMLAGAGADAAMIRDSEDLKERFGAMAYVMSAMKQLNPKKTTFNLLIDGEARTFEGIGVMVANFGMANYRLPITSDISPSDGRFTVVLLKAGNILRLLPNLIDSVRGKLGLGDPMFSGNLETLEAKTVTVEAEEPFPLQYDGELHVETTPFTARILPGAIRFLTPIKKTDLDT, encoded by the coding sequence ATGACGGGTCAAACCACCCCCCCCACCACGGCCGAGGCGGCCCCGGCCCCCGACCCGCGTCTTCAGGGCAAGCGCGTGCTGGTCGTCTTCAACCCCAAGAGCGGGCAGGGCGAGAGCACCCTGCCCGACTTTCTCACGCTGCTGGACACGGCAGGCGCGCACGTCACCCGGCGCGAGTTGCAGCCGGACACCCCCATGAGCGAGTACGTCGCCGACCTGGCGAGCCACGACCTGCTGGTCGGCGCGGGGGGCGACGGCACGGTGAGCAGCCTGGCCTACGCCGCGCGCTACAAGGACGTGCCGCTGCTGGCCTACCCGGCAGGCACCGCCAACCTGATCGCCCAGAATCTCGACCTGCCGCGCGACGCCGCCGCCCTGGCCGAGGTGCTGGCCGACGCCCACACCGTGCGGGTGGACCTGGGAGAGGTCGAGGTCAAGGGCGAGAAGAGCGGCTTTGCGATGCTGGCCGGCGCGGGCGCCGACGCCGCGATGATCCGCGACTCCGAAGACCTCAAGGAACGCTTCGGCGCGATGGCCTACGTCATGAGCGCGATGAAACAGCTCAACCCCAAGAAGACCACCTTCAACCTGCTGATCGACGGCGAGGCGCGCACCTTCGAGGGCATCGGCGTGATGGTCGCCAACTTCGGCATGGCGAACTACCGCCTGCCCATCACCAGCGACATCAGCCCGTCGGACGGCCGCTTCACGGTCGTGCTGCTCAAGGCCGGGAACATCCTGCGCCTGCTGCCCAACCTGATCGATTCCGTGCGCGGCAAGCTGGGGCTGGGTGACCCCATGTTCAGCGGCAACCTCGAAACCCTGGAAGCCAAGACCGTCACCGTCGAGGCCGAGGAACCCTTCCCGCTGCAATACGACGGCGAGCTGCACGTCGAGACCACGCCCTTTACCGCCCGCATCCTGCCCGGCGCCATCCGGTTTTTGACGCCGATCAAGAAGACGGACCTGGACACCTGA
- a CDS encoding IPT/TIG domain-containing protein — protein MVRFFFASLLFAGALASCAPRQQATAGVTVTPVLIKLSEPAARGGGLTIQGRYLGGPTTGRVRLGADETGAGGYLFPASAVRSWTDSEIVLTIPADAPLGGSWLFVEVGGKRSTGLPYSVRQ, from the coding sequence ATGGTGCGTTTCTTCTTTGCTTCTTTACTGTTCGCCGGGGCGCTCGCGTCGTGTGCGCCGCGTCAGCAGGCCACGGCGGGCGTGACGGTCACGCCGGTGCTGATCAAACTCTCGGAACCGGCCGCGCGGGGGGGCGGCCTGACCATCCAGGGCCGTTACCTGGGCGGTCCCACGACCGGCCGCGTGCGCCTGGGCGCCGACGAGACCGGCGCGGGGGGCTACCTCTTTCCCGCCTCGGCGGTCCGCTCCTGGACCGACAGCGAGATCGTGCTGACCATTCCCGCCGACGCGCCGCTGGGCGGCTCCTGGCTCTTCGTCGAGGTGGGGGGCAAGCGCTCGACGGGGCTGCCCTACAGCGTCCGTCAGTAA